The following are encoded in a window of Nibricoccus aquaticus genomic DNA:
- a CDS encoding GGDEF domain-containing protein — protein MKKVLLIDDDRLQHRLVQAHFERFGPGKYVLEWAQTYEAGLEKLLEGDYAACLLDFQLGERDGLTLIREAVSKGCHVPIIFLTAETSEGVDIQAMDAGALDYLVKGEINTRSLERSLRYALKLGETLGKLHRMATRDELTGLLNRREFDRVLAEEEERSRRFGRSLGLLLIDLDHFKKVNDTHGHPAGDAVIKAAAAKIAMCVRTVDRVARYGGEEFAVMLAEVDARVTFEAAQRIVNAIAKEAVVLPDGLNLKVTASAGAACFPKDGDAVKRLMMVADQALYRAKADGRNCARAAGEQSAPTV, from the coding sequence ATGAAAAAAGTACTCTTGATCGATGACGACCGGTTGCAGCACCGACTGGTGCAGGCGCACTTCGAACGATTTGGGCCAGGAAAATATGTGCTGGAGTGGGCGCAGACATATGAGGCGGGATTGGAGAAGTTACTCGAAGGAGATTATGCGGCGTGTCTGCTGGATTTTCAGCTGGGTGAGCGCGACGGGCTGACGCTGATCCGCGAGGCGGTGAGCAAGGGATGTCACGTGCCGATTATTTTTCTGACGGCGGAGACGAGTGAAGGCGTGGATATCCAGGCGATGGATGCGGGGGCGCTGGATTATCTGGTGAAAGGCGAGATCAACACGCGGTCGCTGGAGCGGTCGTTGCGCTATGCGCTGAAGCTGGGCGAGACGCTGGGGAAGTTGCACCGGATGGCGACGCGGGACGAACTGACGGGGTTGTTGAACCGGCGGGAGTTTGATCGCGTGCTTGCAGAGGAAGAGGAGCGCTCGCGGAGATTTGGGCGATCGCTCGGGCTCTTGCTCATCGATCTGGATCACTTCAAAAAAGTGAATGACACGCATGGGCATCCGGCGGGCGATGCGGTGATCAAAGCGGCGGCGGCGAAGATCGCGATGTGCGTGCGCACGGTGGATCGGGTGGCGCGTTATGGCGGCGAGGAGTTCGCGGTGATGCTGGCAGAGGTGGATGCTCGCGTGACGTTTGAGGCGGCGCAGCGGATCGTGAATGCGATCGCGAAGGAGGCGGTGGTGCTGCCGGACGGGCTTAATTTGAAAGTGACCGCGAGTGCGGGGGCAGCGTGTTTTCCGAAGGATGGCGATGCCGTGAAGCGGTTGATGATGGTTGCGGATCAGGCGCTGTATCGCGCGAAGGCGGATGGCAGAAACTGTGCGAGAGCGGCGGGAGAGCAGAGTGCTCCGACCGTTTGA
- the trpA gene encoding tryptophan synthase subunit alpha → MDRIASAFARARSENRAAFVAYLCAGDPDLETSVAACRAVIEAGTDVLELGVPFSDPLADGLTNQLAAQRALASGMTGVKVFELVRRIREFSQVPLVFYTYYNLIFANGVDAYVKAAKDAGVDGILTLDLPPEESGEVAAACAKHGVKTVFIVAPTTPEARMAIIGKAATGFIYYVSREGVTGVRSEVASNVPEAVAKIKAHTALPVVVGFGISKREHVKEIAAYADGVVVGSALVNCIKDNLMERAKIAPTLKARASDLVAGLGR, encoded by the coding sequence ATGGATCGTATCGCCTCCGCTTTTGCCCGTGCCCGCTCTGAAAATCGCGCCGCGTTTGTCGCGTACTTGTGCGCGGGCGACCCTGATTTGGAGACGTCAGTCGCGGCGTGTCGTGCGGTGATCGAGGCGGGGACGGATGTGCTGGAGCTGGGCGTGCCGTTTTCTGATCCGCTGGCGGATGGGCTCACGAATCAACTCGCGGCGCAGAGGGCACTGGCGAGCGGGATGACGGGTGTGAAGGTTTTCGAATTGGTGCGGCGTATTCGCGAATTCAGCCAGGTGCCGCTGGTTTTCTACACGTACTATAATTTAATTTTTGCCAATGGAGTGGACGCGTACGTGAAGGCAGCGAAGGACGCGGGCGTGGATGGGATTTTGACGCTCGATCTGCCGCCGGAGGAGTCTGGGGAAGTCGCGGCGGCGTGCGCGAAGCATGGCGTGAAGACGGTGTTCATCGTGGCGCCGACGACGCCTGAGGCGCGGATGGCAATCATCGGGAAGGCGGCGACAGGGTTTATTTATTATGTTTCGCGCGAGGGCGTGACGGGCGTGCGGAGCGAAGTGGCATCGAACGTTCCGGAGGCGGTGGCGAAGATCAAAGCGCACACGGCGCTGCCCGTGGTGGTGGGGTTTGGGATTTCAAAGCGCGAGCACGTGAAGGAGATCGCGGCGTATGCGGATGGCGTGGTGGTGGGCAGCGCGCTGGTGAACTGCATCAAAGATAATCTGATGGAGCGCGCGAAGATCGCGCCGACGCTCAAGGCTCGGGCGAGCGACCTAGTGGCGGGATTGGGGCGCTGA
- a CDS encoding tetratricopeptide repeat protein has protein sequence MNAVALAQQVAPVAAAAPKTPVELSQADLLKAYLQVKEELHATQLAVAATRLEAETAANAQATALMGKIDAMKSSFEVERDRQRMEWQQAEAERSWQRAEAEEFNRLVFWIGGVFGALGLLAVLVTPFLQWRALNRFVERKERQLQLAAPGDRGGLALTDGMLAGADQAVAFSNQRLLSVVERMEKRILELEGATVAAAALPAATAGTSGPVAMASLAPFPVQTGSPGAAGKATRTGAEQGNPVAVLLGKGSLLLELNRAREAIACYDEILRTEPANAEALVRKGSALEQLRRDEEALECYDAAIRADKRKTLAYLYKGAVCNRLERFAESVESYEQALKVERSGAA, from the coding sequence GTGAATGCGGTCGCACTTGCACAGCAGGTGGCGCCAGTTGCCGCGGCGGCTCCGAAAACTCCGGTGGAGCTGAGCCAGGCGGATTTGTTGAAGGCGTATTTGCAGGTGAAGGAGGAGCTGCATGCGACGCAGCTGGCGGTGGCGGCTACGCGGCTGGAGGCGGAGACGGCGGCGAACGCGCAGGCGACGGCGTTGATGGGGAAAATCGACGCGATGAAATCGTCGTTTGAAGTGGAGCGGGATCGTCAGCGCATGGAGTGGCAGCAGGCGGAGGCGGAGCGTTCGTGGCAGCGGGCGGAGGCGGAGGAATTTAACCGGCTGGTGTTTTGGATCGGCGGGGTTTTTGGGGCGTTGGGATTGCTCGCGGTGTTAGTGACGCCGTTTCTCCAGTGGCGGGCATTGAACCGGTTTGTGGAGCGCAAGGAGCGGCAGTTGCAGCTGGCGGCGCCGGGAGATCGGGGCGGGCTGGCGCTGACGGACGGGATGCTGGCTGGAGCGGATCAAGCGGTGGCGTTTTCCAATCAGCGGCTGTTGTCGGTCGTGGAGCGGATGGAAAAACGGATACTGGAGCTGGAAGGAGCGACGGTGGCGGCTGCGGCGTTGCCAGCGGCGACGGCGGGAACGAGCGGGCCGGTGGCGATGGCTTCGCTGGCGCCGTTTCCGGTGCAAACGGGCTCGCCCGGTGCAGCGGGCAAGGCGACGCGGACGGGTGCGGAGCAGGGAAATCCGGTCGCGGTGCTGCTGGGCAAAGGAAGTCTTTTGCTGGAGTTGAACCGCGCGCGTGAAGCGATCGCGTGCTACGACGAGATTTTGCGGACGGAGCCGGCGAATGCGGAGGCGCTGGTGCGCAAAGGTTCCGCGTTGGAGCAGCTGCGTCGCGATGAAGAGGCCCTTGAGTGTTACGATGCGGCGATCCGCGCGGATAAGCGGAAGACGCTGGCGTATCTCTACAAGGGCGCGGTGTGCAACCGGCTCGAGCGCTTCGCGGAATCGGTCGAGAGCTACGAGCAGGCGCTAAAGGTGGAGCGGTCGGGCGCCGCGTAG
- a CDS encoding TIGR00266 family protein, which produces MNSMHEIDYTIHGDDMQFVEIELDPSEAVVAEAGGMMFMDDGIAMETIFGDGSQQNRGFMSSLLGAGKRLLTGESLFMTVFQNQGSGKRRVAFGAPYPGKIIPLHLAELGGELIAQKDSFLCAAKGVSIGIAFQKRLGAGLFGGEGFIMQRLQGDGWAFVHAGGTLYERTLQPGETLRVDTGCIVAFQPSVDYDIQMVGGIKTAFFGGEGLFFATLRGPGKVWLQSLPFSRLAGRIVAAAPQTGRGGREEGSVLGGLGRMLDGDNR; this is translated from the coding sequence ATGAATTCCATGCACGAAATCGACTACACGATCCACGGCGACGACATGCAGTTCGTCGAAATTGAACTCGATCCCAGCGAAGCCGTCGTCGCCGAGGCCGGCGGCATGATGTTCATGGATGACGGCATCGCCATGGAGACGATCTTCGGCGACGGCTCGCAGCAAAACCGCGGCTTCATGAGCAGCCTCCTCGGCGCCGGCAAACGCCTCCTCACCGGCGAATCGCTCTTCATGACCGTCTTTCAAAACCAGGGCTCCGGTAAACGCCGCGTCGCCTTCGGCGCACCCTACCCCGGCAAAATCATCCCGCTCCACCTCGCCGAACTCGGCGGCGAACTCATCGCGCAAAAAGACTCTTTCCTCTGCGCCGCCAAAGGCGTGTCCATCGGCATCGCCTTCCAAAAACGCCTGGGCGCCGGCCTCTTCGGCGGCGAGGGCTTCATCATGCAACGCCTCCAAGGCGACGGCTGGGCCTTCGTCCACGCCGGCGGCACGCTCTACGAACGCACGCTCCAGCCCGGCGAAACTCTCCGCGTCGACACCGGCTGCATCGTCGCCTTCCAACCCTCGGTCGACTACGATATCCAGATGGTCGGCGGCATTAAGACCGCGTTCTTCGGCGGCGAAGGCCTCTTCTTCGCCACACTCCGCGGCCCCGGCAAAGTCTGGCTGCAATCGCTCCCCTTCTCCCGCCTCGCCGGCCGCATCGTCGCCGCCGCTCCTCAGACAGGACGCGGAGGCCGCGAAGAAGGCTCCGTCCTCGGCGGCCTCGGCCGCATGCTGGACGGCGACAACCGCTAA
- a CDS encoding macro domain-containing protein encodes MRLHFVDQNQDVVAALGRAFSSFPEVTVSFGDILDVAEVSVVSPANSYGFMDGGIDAVYRRHFGQQIEDKVRAAVAARPEGYLPLGTSLVIPTGNNRIPYMIVAPTMLMPEAVSAFNAARALRAVIRAQAAHASLLTDVYCPGLCTGVGQVEPDEAAAAMAVAYRESKK; translated from the coding sequence ATGAGGCTGCACTTCGTTGATCAAAATCAAGATGTCGTGGCCGCTTTGGGACGAGCGTTCAGCTCGTTTCCCGAGGTAACGGTTTCCTTTGGAGATATTTTAGATGTGGCAGAAGTTAGTGTCGTATCACCTGCGAACAGCTACGGTTTCATGGATGGCGGAATCGACGCGGTATATCGCCGCCACTTTGGGCAGCAGATCGAAGACAAGGTTCGTGCAGCGGTCGCAGCTCGGCCTGAAGGTTACCTGCCGCTGGGTACGAGTTTGGTGATTCCGACCGGTAACAATCGAATACCGTACATGATTGTCGCGCCGACCATGCTCATGCCGGAAGCGGTGAGTGCGTTCAATGCTGCGCGGGCGTTGCGTGCAGTGATCAGAGCACAGGCGGCGCATGCGTCTCTGCTTACGGATGTTTATTGTCCCGGATTATGTACCGGAGTTGGTCAAGTTGAGCCGGACGAAGCGGCTGCTGCGATGGCAGTGGCCTATCGGGAATCGAAGAAATGA
- a CDS encoding DUF1428 domain-containing protein — MPQYVDGFVLPLPKKNLKAYQKMAKTAQKVWLKHGALDYRECVLEDRKDPGFCLTFPKGIKVKPTETVVFAFVTYKSRKDRDRINAKVMKDPELCPPDMDPKKMPFDCARMLYGGFKTLVGK; from the coding sequence ATGCCTCAATACGTCGACGGCTTCGTCCTCCCCCTCCCCAAGAAAAACCTCAAGGCCTACCAGAAGATGGCCAAAACCGCTCAGAAAGTCTGGCTCAAACACGGCGCCCTCGACTACCGCGAATGCGTGCTCGAAGACCGCAAAGACCCCGGCTTCTGCCTCACCTTCCCCAAAGGCATCAAAGTGAAGCCCACCGAAACCGTCGTCTTCGCTTTCGTCACCTACAAATCCCGCAAAGACCGCGACCGCATCAACGCCAAGGTCATGAAAGACCCCGAGCTTTGCCCGCCCGACATGGACCCGAAAAAAATGCCCTTCGACTGCGCCCGCATGTTGTACGGCGGCTTCAAAACCCTCGTCGGCAAATAA
- a CDS encoding UDP-2,3-diacylglucosamine diphosphatase, which yields MELKPLKVRTVIISDVHLGTDDCKIREVNHFLKYTRCDRLILNGDIIDGWRLKKTGHWPKSHTRFVRLVLKKLEKKDTEVIYLRGNHDDVLAKFLPIAFENLQIVEDFIHETPRGKYLVLHGDVFDTVTKNFVFLAYAGDWGYRALMRLNRLYNKWRAWRGKEYYSLSKAVKARVKKAVNHVSNFEEHIAELARSRGCVGVMCGHIHTVADRMIGDIHYLNSGDWVESLTGIVEHYDGKFEVIDFAHFRLLYPLEDDATELAEPADNVPEVSPLPADAMLRSTFTHTPGQTPTPVP from the coding sequence ATGGAGCTAAAACCGCTCAAAGTCCGCACGGTCATTATTTCCGACGTCCACCTCGGGACGGACGACTGCAAAATCAGGGAAGTGAATCACTTCCTCAAATACACCCGCTGCGACCGCCTCATCCTCAACGGCGACATCATCGACGGCTGGCGCCTCAAAAAAACCGGACACTGGCCCAAGTCCCACACCCGGTTCGTCCGCCTCGTCCTCAAGAAACTCGAAAAGAAAGACACCGAGGTCATCTACCTCCGCGGCAACCACGACGACGTCCTCGCCAAGTTCCTCCCCATCGCCTTCGAGAATCTCCAGATCGTCGAAGACTTCATCCACGAAACCCCGCGCGGCAAATACCTCGTCCTCCACGGCGACGTCTTCGACACCGTCACCAAAAATTTCGTCTTCCTCGCCTACGCCGGTGACTGGGGCTACCGCGCGCTCATGCGCCTCAACCGCCTCTACAACAAGTGGCGCGCCTGGCGCGGCAAAGAATACTACTCGCTCAGCAAAGCCGTGAAAGCCCGCGTCAAAAAAGCGGTCAACCACGTCTCCAACTTCGAAGAACACATCGCCGAGCTCGCCCGCAGCCGCGGCTGTGTCGGCGTCATGTGCGGCCACATCCACACCGTCGCCGACCGCATGATTGGCGACATCCACTACCTGAACTCCGGCGACTGGGTCGAGTCCCTCACCGGCATCGTCGAACACTACGACGGCAAATTCGAAGTCATCGACTTCGCCCACTTCCGCCTCCTCTACCCGCTGGAAGACGACGCCACGGAACTAGCCGAGCCCGCCGACAACGTCCCGGAAGTCTCGCCACTTCCTGCCGACGCCATGCTGCGCTCCACGTTTACTCACACGCCCGGGCAAACTCCAACGCCGGTGCCGTAA